One genomic region from Quercus robur chromosome 4, dhQueRobu3.1, whole genome shotgun sequence encodes:
- the LOC126722762 gene encoding uncharacterized protein LOC126722762: MQNLSVGLSINQVYRSKRKAKDLINGDEQLQYGVLRDYAQMITTVDKGSRVILQTEMAEETSQPKFKRMYVRFNAQKVGFLGGCRPFIGLDGCHIKHRFGGQILSATAKDANDNIFPVAMAVVEQETRESWIWFLEIFADDIGRPEELQLVFISDRQKGLIPAIETLFPTVEYRYCVKHIYNNFKVDHKGLELKDALWRCAAATTVREFERCMQYIRDLDEKAYEYLANIAPAQWTMSHFTHRTLTDF; the protein is encoded by the exons ATGCAAAATTTATCTGTTGGCCTAAGTATAAACCAAGTGTATAGGTCAAAGAGAAAGGCAAAGGATTTGATAAATGGAGATGAGCAACTGCAATATGGTGTCCTTAGGGACTATGCACAAATGATAACCACTGTAGACAAGGGGAGTAGGGTTATATTGCAGACAGAAATGGCTGAGGAGACTTCCCAGCCAAAATTTAAGAGGATGTATGTTAGGTTCAATGCTCAGAAGGTAGGATTTTTAGGTGGATGCAGGCCATTTATAGGTTTAGATGGTTGTCACATAAAGCACAGATTTGGTGGGCAAATCTTATCTGCCACTGCCAAGGATGCAAATGACAACATTTTTCCAGTAGCCATGGCTGTTGTGGAACAAGAAACCAGGGAGTcttggatatggtttttggaaatttttgctgatgatatagggaggccagaGGAGCTTCAGTTGGTCTTCATTTCTGATAGGCAAAAG GGGCTTATACCTGCAATAGAGACACTATTCCCTACCGTGGAGTATAGATACTGTGTGAAACACatctacaacaatttcaaagttGATCACAAGGGATTGGAGCTGAAGGATGCATTGTGGAGGTGTGCTGCTGCCACAACAGTAAGGGAGTTTGAGAGATGCATGCAGTACATAagggatttggatgaaaaggcATATGAGTATCTTGCAAACATTGCACCTGCACAGTGGACAATGTCACACTTCACTCATAGGACCTTAACAGATT TCTAA
- the LOC126722761 gene encoding putative disease resistance protein RGA4, which translates to MAEGTIIEVFEVVIGKSGNLADQIGLSSRVKNELEKIRETVSIFGDVIQKAEESVWLRELKDAVYEADNLLEEFSNEVSRRDLMAQNKEAKKSLGDTSRGLGERDHYFVRSEEVIGRENDKKAIIGIPLDLNVEENVSVLPIVGSGGLGKTTLAKLVFNDEEIGNHFEIRLWVCVSDGFDIKRTVQKILNSAKGERKEALEMNTLINDLHQEIDGRRYLLVLDDVWNEDYEKWNSLKGVLQRAARGSRMLVTTRLHMVARITQTIQPYVLGELSPHDSWLLFERYAFKEGEEPDFGIKEIGMKIVEKCRGVPLAIKIVGDILRSKCDVREWFFFLDSEHSGVTQEENGILSTLKLIYNHLPSHLKQCCAYCSLFPKDYNINKQTLIRLWMAQGFIKSSHPDLEDVGHQYFLELIWRSFFKVVAEDKLGNTSFKIHHLIHDLLTSVAGQESAIIGTDGEHIADAERTRHLAFGFHLGSSSLTNTLFQTSNLRTFLLCGQQLGEHENGLNESTCDAIFSCFKFLRVLDLHGTGINTVPSSISKLNHVRCLDLSDNRLIEMLPQSLSRLQNLQTLKLSRCVQLKELPRDISRLVNLRILEIDGCWDLIHMPHGLGQLTNLQTLSQFVISKDTSSVSRNNGELEELDRLNGELKELNTLNNLRGTLEIVNLRRGKDAEAESKATNLRGMEHLQGLKLRWIEDEVDKVDVVFDETSLEALQPHPNLKLLSLYRYMGVGFPNWLSSLTNLVEFTLFGCKKCQQLLLLYQFPSLKALELDSLSALEYISHSEEFSNSSLLSSLEELKIKYCPNLKGWKQRGDSIDDDNSTEIATTTTAMAGNHMPPSFSRLSKLCIQACPQLVSMPLFPFLENLELYYCSFKPLEQTTRIAAAEATVVASASSSTRAASSFAPLSKLKSMEIGRMEKPLPEECMQNLISLDRLWIYECRGPLLQGMRHLTALNQLEICSSELFDLSNYGMEWKGLRSLDSLWLFRLLKLEFLPEGIQHVTSLRKLTIDYCPCLTALSEWIFSLTSLEILEILQCPKL; encoded by the exons ATGGCAGAAGGAACAATTATCGAAGTTTTTGAGGTAGTCATTGGCAAATCGGGCAACCTAGCTGATCAGATTGGACTGTCCTCGCGTGTCAAAAATGAGCTTGAAAAGATTAGGGAGACGGTTTCAATATTCGGAGATGTGATTCAAAAAGCAGAGGAGAGTGTATGGCTGAGAGAGCTGAAAGATGCAGTTTATGAAGCAGACAACTTGTTGGAGGAGTTCTCCAATGAAGTTTCACGACGGGACCTGATGGCTCAAAATAAGGAGGCGAAAAAG TCTTTGGGAGACACAAGTCGAGGATTGGGAGAGAGGGACCATTATTTTGTACGTAGTGAAGAAGTTATTGGGAGAGAGAATGATAAGAAGGCAATAATTGGAATTCCTTTGGATCTCAATGTTGAAGAGAATGTTTCAGTCCTTCCGATTGTTGGGTCAGGAGGATTAGGGAAGACCACATTAGCTAAACTAGTATTTAATGATGAAGAAATTGGAAACCATTTTGAGATAAGATTATGGGTGTGTGTCTCCGATGGTTTTGATATAAAAAGAACTGTTCAGAAAATCCTAAACTCTGCAAaaggggaaagaaaagaagccctTGAAATGAACACATTGATAAATGATCTTCATCAAGAAATTGATGGAAGGAGATACTTACTTGTGTTAGATGATGTGTGGAATGAGGATTATGAAAAATGGAACAGCTTAAAGGGTGTTTTACAGCGTGCTGCAAGAGGTAGTAGAATGTTGGTGACTACACGGTTGCACATGGTTGCAAGGATCACACAAACTATTCAACCATACGTTTTAGGGGAATTAAGTCCACATGATTCTTGGCTTTTATTTGAGAGATATGCATTCAAAGAAGGAGAAGAACCAGATTTTGGAATTAAGGAAATTGGAATGAAAATTGTTGAAAAGTGTAGAGGAGTGCCTCTTGCCATAAAAATTGTGGGAGACATATTGCGCAGTAAATGTGATGTTAGAgaatggtttttctttttggatagtGAGCATTCAGGAGTAACACAAGAGGAGAATGGTATCCTATCAACACTAAAGTTGATTTATAATCATCTCCCATCACATTTGAAACAGTGCTGTGCATATTGTAGTTTATTTCCAAAGGATTACAAtattaacaaacaaacattgATTAGGCTATGGATGGCACAAGGGTTCATTAAGTCATCACATCCAGATCTAGAAGATGTCGGTCATCagtattttttggaattaatatGGAGATCATTTTTTAAAGTAGTTGCAGAAGATAAGCTGGGCAATACATCATTCAAAATACATCACCTCATACATGACCTTCTAACATCAGTAGCAGGTCAAGAAAGCGCCATTATTGGCACAGATGGGGAACACATTGCTGATGCTGAGAGAACTCGTCATTTGGCATTTGGATTTCATTTAGGCTCATCATCTCTGACCAACACATTATTTCAAACAAGCAATTTAAGAACATTTCTGTTGTGTGGTCAACAATTGGGTGAACATGAAAATGGATTAAATGAGTCAACTTGTGATGCaattttttcatgttttaagtTCTTACGTGTGCTGGATTTGCATGGAACAGGGATTAACACAGTTCCAAGTTCAATTAGTAAGCTGAACCATGTAAGATGTCTTGATCTATCTGATAACAGGCTGATCGAGATGCTTCCTCAATCCCTTTCTAGGTTGCAGAATTTGCAGACGCTTAAACTCTCTAGGTGTGTACAGCTTAAAGAATTGCCAAGGGATATTAGCAGATTAGTTAACCTCAGGATTCTTGAGATTGATGGCTGTTGGGATTTGATTCATATGCCACATGGATTGGGGCAATTGACTAATCTTCAAACATTATCACAATTTGTGATTAGTAAAGATACCAGTTCAGTCTCTAGGAATAATGGTGAATTGGAGGAACTTGACCGACTAAATGGTGAATTGAAAGAACTTAACACACTAAACAACCTGAGAGGAACTTTAGAGATTGTAAATTTGAGACGTGGGAAAGACGCTGAAGCTGAATCTAAGGCTACCAATTTGAGAGGGATGGAGCACCTTCAAGGCTTGAAATTACGTTGGATTGAAGACGAAGTTGACAAGGTGGATGTTGTTTTTGATGAGACGTCACTTGAAGCCTTGCAACCCCACCCAAATCTTAAATTATTATCTTTGTATAGGTACATGGGAGTGGGATTTCCAAATTGGCTTTCTTCGCTTACAAATCTTGTTGAATTCACATTATTTGGATGTAAGAAATGTCAACAACTGTTACTATTGTATCAGTTTCCTTCACTTAAGGCTCTTGAACTTGATTCATTGTCTGCTTTGGAGTACATATCTCATAGTGAGGAGTTCTCTAATTCTTCACTCCTCTCATCTCTGGAGGAACTCAAAATCAAGTATTGCCCTAATCTAAAGGGATGGAAGCAGAGGGGGGATTCCATTGATGATGATAACTCCACTGAAATTGCCACAACTACAACAGCGATGGCAGGGAATCATATGCCACCTTCATTCTCAAGGCTTTCCAAATTATGTATCCAGGCATGTCCTCAACTGGTTTCCATGCCTTTGTTTCCATTTCTTGAAAATCTGGAGCTGTATTACTGCAGTTTCAAGCCATTGGAGCAGACAACAAGGATTGCAGCAGCAGAAGCAACAGTTGTGGCATCAGCATCTTCTTCTACACGTGCCGCCTCCTCTTTTGCCCCTCTGTCGAAATTGAAGTCTATGGAAATTGGACGAATGGAGAAGCCTTTGCCAGAGGAGTGCATGCAGAATCTTATTTCTCTCGATCGTCTATGGATATATGAATGTCGTGGTCCGCTCCTTCAAGGTATGCGACATCTCACTGCGCTTAACCAACTGGAAATTTGTTCTTCCGAGCTGTTCGATTTATCCAATTATGGGATGGAATGGAAAGGCCTTAGGAGCCTCGACTCTCTATGGCTCTTTCGACTTCTGAAATTGGAGTTTCTCCCAGAGGGTATTCAACACGTCACCTCTTTGAGAAAGCTTACGATTGATTATTGTCCATGTTTGACGGCACTATCGGAGTGGATTTTTAGTCTTACATCTCTTGAAATACTTGAAATCCTGCAATGCCCAAAATTGTGA
- the LOC126723954 gene encoding uncharacterized protein LOC126723954, with product MLEWIRVRLMTRLYTKREGIQKYAGKLCPSIQDRLEKLKVESKAFSATPAGSFLYEVGSQYERHVVDLVKKTCSCRSWDLNGIPCKHAITAIYTNIETPEDYTHPCYFKETYMEIYKEVLPPMPGQSEWAETGQPAPLAPHIYKPPGRPPKQRKRASDEPRNPYKASRQNRPVRCGKCKKEGHNSRGCKAGITGETPWQRRQRLQREKAAREGVPAPRSAPQPAPQPPSQQPTQTYNMMSATQPSSSQQGNQPRPSHKRAGWFSSSQPEFHTPRETWDTLPSSSQVT from the exons ATGTTGGAGTGGATTAGGGTTAGACTTATGACTAGGCTTTACACAAAAAGGGAAGGGATACAGAAGTATGCTGGAAAGTTGTGTCCAAGCATACAAGATAGGTTGGAGAAATTGAAGGTTGAAAGTAAGGCATTTAGTGCTACCCCAGCTGGTAGTTTCCTTTATGAGGTAGGCAGTCAGTATGAGAGGCATGTAGTTGATTTGGTGAAGAAGACATGTAGCTGTAGGTCTTGGGATTTAAATGGCATTCCCTGCAAACATGCCATAACAGCCATTTATACAAACATTGAGACACCAGAAGACTATACCCACCCATGctacttcaaagaaacttacatgGAGATATACAAGGAGGTACTTCCTCCCATGCCTGGCCAGTCAGAATGGGCTGAGACTGGACAGCCTGCTCCCCTGGCACCTCACATATACAAACCACCAGGCAGACCAcccaagcaaagaaagaggGCTTCTGATGAGCCTAGGAACCCTTACAAAGCAAGTAGACAGAATAGACCTGTAAGATGTGGGAAATGCAAAAAGGAAGGGCATAACTCAAGAGGGTGCAAGGCTGGCATCACTGGGGAGACACCATGGCAGAGGAGACAGAgacttcaaagagaaaaagct GCAAGGGAAGGGGTGCCTGCACCTAGATCTGCACCTCAGCCTGCACCTCAGCCACCATCCCAGCAGCCTACACAGACCTACAACATGATGTCTGCCACTCAGCCTTCATCCTCACAGCAAGGAAATCAACCTAGGCCATCTCACAAGAGAGCAGGATGgttctcttcctcacaaccagAGTTTCACACACCTAGGGAGACCTGGGATACCTTACCAAGTTCTTCACAGGTAACTTAG